In the genome of Natronorubrum daqingense, the window TTTGATGACTGCCCCCATCGTCCCGATGATCGTCGGAACGGGGAGGAAGTACGGCAGCGAAGCGTCGACTTCGTGATAGCGACTCAGCACGTAGTGACCGAGTTCGTGGACGCCGAGGACGCCGAGGACCGCGAGCGCGAACGGCCAGGCGAACACGAGATCGATCGGATTCGAAATCGGATCGAGCGACGGGTACCACCATGCCGCGCCGACGAACAGCGTCGAGAACACCGTCGCGACGAGGAGTACGATGTTCGTCCACGGAATACCGTCGATGCCGAGGTCGATCGGTTCGGCGACGAGCACGAACTCGCCGTAGCGAGTGGTCAACTGCGGGTCGTATCCCGCCTCCCGAAACGCAGGCCACAGCTCGCGCATCACCTGCTCGGGTTGCATCAGCGGATTTCCGTAATACACCAGTTGGTCGCCTTCAGTTCGAACTTCGTAGACCGAAAATACCGACTCGATGCGCTCGAGCGGCGGTCCGGCCTCGAGCGTCGACCCGGTTTCCCGCGTCGGTTCGAACCCGGACGATTCGACGTCGTCCATCACCGATGGTTTCGGGGCCGTGCGTATAAAACGACTGTCGTCGGCGAGTCGGAGACTCGACTCCGGCTACTGCACGACAGGAAACGAGTCCGACAGGAGGTGTGACAGGGGATTCGGACCCGCTGAGGGGGTGGTCGTTTGTGGTTCGCTCGTGTGGTTGATCGTTCGCTCGTGTGGCGTGTTGTGCGTGTTCGCTTGGAGGGTGGGGGGTGGTTGGTGGTGGGTGGAGGGTTGGATTTTCGACGTCAGGGGGATGGAGGGCTTCGAAACGCCACGTCGCGACGTTAGGCGGGTGCGACTCGCCACGTCGTCGCGCTCGTGTACGACCACTTCTCGATCTCGAGGTCGTTGACCGAATCGGAGAGTTTGACCATCACTGCACCGATCTCTTTCGGCGACATCCCGACGTCGTCTGCAATGAACTTGCCTTTGAAGTACATCTCACCGTCTGCAGCTCGTTCGCGCAAGTAGTGTTTCAGGCGGTGTTCTTTGCTTTCCGTGGAGGGTTGGGATGTTGTGCTCATCGACATCAACGCCTTGTGACGGGGATAGGTTATAAAGGGAGGTTGCTTAGCGGCGTTTCGATTGTCTTCAACGATTTGGGGGGTAATCGACGTTTTACCCACCTTTATGTACATCATTAAGGAGGGCAGAGATTCCATTAGACGTTTTAAAACACGTTCTAACCTATTATCTCTTCAATAAACGCACTGATTCTTATCATGCCGTCTCCCTCGAGCGATATCGGTTCCTGAACCACGATCACCCCACTGTTGCATCAGGTCTGATCGTGCACCCAGAACTCGTCGTCGACCGTCACTTCCTTTTTGAACAGCGGAACTTCGTCTTTCAACCGGTTGATACCGTCTTCGACGGTTTCGAACGCCTCCTCGCGGTGACCGGCGAGCACGACGACGAATACGATGTCTTCGCCGTCCTCGACGACGCCCGTTCGGTGGTAGAGCTCGACCTCGAGCACGCCGTCACGAGCCTCGAGATCGCGCTCGAGGGCGTCCATGCGCGCTTCAGCGACGCCTTCGTACTTCTCGAACTCGAGGTGTGTCGTCCGCGCGTCGTCGTCGCTGTCTTTCGCGCGGACGCGGCCGGTGAACGTCGCGATCGCGCCCGAGCGCTCTGCCTTCGGCGAGCGCTTGACGCGGGAAACGAGCGATTCGAGCGTCTCGTAGGGATCCGTTCGCTCGAGTTCGGTTTTCACGGCGTCGACCTCGAGGTCTGCGGGGTGTTCGATTACGTCGATGACGGAGCCGGAATCGGTGTCGATGTCGCCGTCGTCGGCCGACCCGACGACGAGCGTCGGGTAGCGGAGCGTGGGGACGCCGACGACGATGCCGTACTCGCAGTCGGTCGCAAGCCGGTCGATCGCATCGTTGACAGTCAATCCAGTGCCAGAGGCGGTCCAGTCTCCGTCTGCGCCCAGCCCGTAGCTAACGTCGCCGCCAACGGTTCGAGAATCGGTCGCTTGGATGCCGTCTGCAATCGTCGCGTCGTATCTGACGACGCCGACGCGTCCAGCCTGCTCGAGACGATCGACGATTCGGTCGACGACGCCTTCGAGTGCGTCGCCGTCCGTTCCGTGATCGCAGATGCCGAGTACGTACATACCTGGACCATGGTGGTGTTGGACTTTGTAGCTGTCGACGGCGGTTCTGTGCGCTCGTGCTGGGCGTACCCGGTGACGAGTCGACCGATGAGGAGACGGTTCGACACCGCTCGAGAGCGCGGCCGTCAAATTCCACCGGGACGATCGCGCTGATCGTTTCGCTCACGAGTTCGCGTTTCGCCGTCGCGTCGAATGCTATCACTGCGTTGGCGTGTTCGCGGCGTTCGCGAGTCGTTCCCGTGCGTGTGAGGCCCGCGCTGGTGGCCAGTTGGCAACCCTTAAGATAGCAACCCGGTTACACCGGGATAGTATGAAAGTGGTCGTCTCTATCGGCGGGAGCGTGCTCGTGCCCGAACCCGGGGCGGATCGGGTCGCCGAACACGCCGCCGTCGTCGAAGAACTCGTTGCGGACGGTTGTCGCGTCGGTGCCGTCGTCGGGGGCGGCGGCGTCGCTCGCGAGTACATCAGCGCCGCTCGCAACCTCGGGGCAAACGAAATCGAACTCGATCAACTGGGCATCGACGTTACCCGGCTCAACGCACGCCTACTCATCGCCGCGCTGAGCGGCGACTCGATCACGGCACCGGCGAAAGACTACGAGGACGCCGGCGAAGCGCTCCAGCGAGGCGGCCTCGCGATCATGGGCGGCGTCGCGCCGGCACAGACGACCGACGCCGTCGGCGCTGCATTCGCTGAGTACGTCGACGCCGATTTACTCGTCTACGCGACGAGCGTTCCCGGGGTCTACAGCGCCGACCCCAACGAAACCGACGACGCGACCAAGTACGACGAACTCTCCGCCACCGAACTCGTCGATGCCATCGCCGGCCTCGAGATGAACGCCGGCGCGTCGGCTCCCGTCGACTTGCTCGCGGCGAAGATCATCCAGCGCTCGGGCATGCGAACCATCGTGTTAGACGGCACCGATCCGGAGCGAATCTCTCGTGCCGTCCGCCACGGCGAGCACGACGGCACCGACGTCATTCCCGATGGCGTCGGCGAAGAACCGACCTACTGGGCCCAAGACGACCAATGAGTGACGACCAGAACGACGAGAGTCCCTACACCCTCCAGCGAGAGACCGACACCGACCACGTATTCTGGGCGGATACGGTCGCAGACCGAGTGCTCGAGCGCGATCCGGACGAACCGATCGTCATCAAGGGCGGCATCTCTCCCTCTGGCGTCCCCCACCTCGGAAACGTCAACGAACTCCTGCGCGGGTACTTCGTCGCCGAAGTCCTCCGCGAGCGCGGTCACGAGGTCCGTCAGGTCTTCACGGCGGACGACCGCGACCCCCTCCGGGGGCTCCCCCGTACGCTCTGTGACCTCGAGGGGAACTTAGTCGACCTCGGCGAGGTCGACGCGGGCGCGCTCGGACGAAACCTCGGCGCGCCGTACACGGACATTCCGGACCCATTCGGCTGCTGTGACTCCTACGGCGAGCACTTCTCGACGATCATCGCCGACAGCGCCGACGCCGTCGACGTGCCGATCGAGTTGCTCTCGAATACCGACCTCTACGAATCCGGCGAACTCGAGGACGTGACCCGATTCGTTCTCGAAAATCGCGAGCGCGCACGCGAGGTACTCACCGAGTATCAGGACAAGGTCGACGACGACTACGTCCCGTTCAACCCGATCTGCGAGGAGTGTGGCAAGGTGACGGAGACGGTGACGAGCGTCGATATTGACGCAGAGCCGCCGACCGTCGAGTACGAGTGTACCGACATGGACGCGGGCGACCAGACGATCGACGGATGCGGTCACGAGGGCACGGCGACGCTTCGGGAGGGCAAGATGCCGTGGCGCTTCGAGTGGCCCGCCCAGTGGCAGGTCCTCGGCGTCGACTTCGAACCCTTCGGCAAGGACCACGCCGAAGGATCGTGGCCGAGCGGACAGGACGTCGCTCACAACGTCCTCGAGATCGAGCCACCCGTTCCGATGGTCTACGAGTGGTTCACGCTCGACGGCGAACCGTTCTCGTCGTCAGCGGGGAACGTGATTCTGGTCTCGGACGTCCTCGAGTTGCTCGAGCCGGAGGTCCTCCGGTACTTCTTCGCGAAAGATCCGGCGAAGGCGCGAGACTTCAGTATCGAACGCCTCGACCAGTTGGTCGACGAGTTCGACCGACTCGAGGCGATCTACTTCGACGAAATCGACGCGGACGAAGACGAGACGGCGTTCGCGAAGCGCGTCTATCCGCTCGTCGTCGAAGGAGCGGCGGAAGCCGCCGGTCCGGAATCCGCCAGCGGGCACGAAGAAGGCCCGAGCGAGGAACGGATCCGCCTCCCCTACACGTTCGCCGCCGTTCTCGGAATGACCGACGATCCCGATCTGCGCGAGGAAATCGCCCGCAGAGAGGGTCACATTCCAGTGGACGCGCCGGAGTGGGCCGTCGAGTCGGCACTCGAGCGCGTCGAACGAGCGCGAAACTGGGCCCGGCGGACTGAAAACGAGTTCGACTACGAACTGA includes:
- a CDS encoding molybdopterin synthase, whose translation is MYVLGICDHGTDGDALEGVVDRIVDRLEQAGRVGVVRYDATIADGIQATDSRTVGGDVSYGLGADGDWTASGTGLTVNDAIDRLATDCEYGIVVGVPTLRYPTLVVGSADDGDIDTDSGSVIDVIEHPADLEVDAVKTELERTDPYETLESLVSRVKRSPKAERSGAIATFTGRVRAKDSDDDARTTHLEFEKYEGVAEARMDALERDLEARDGVLEVELYHRTGVVEDGEDIVFVVVLAGHREEAFETVEDGINRLKDEVPLFKKEVTVDDEFWVHDQT
- the lysS gene encoding lysine--tRNA ligase; its protein translation is MSDDQNDESPYTLQRETDTDHVFWADTVADRVLERDPDEPIVIKGGISPSGVPHLGNVNELLRGYFVAEVLRERGHEVRQVFTADDRDPLRGLPRTLCDLEGNLVDLGEVDAGALGRNLGAPYTDIPDPFGCCDSYGEHFSTIIADSADAVDVPIELLSNTDLYESGELEDVTRFVLENRERAREVLTEYQDKVDDDYVPFNPICEECGKVTETVTSVDIDAEPPTVEYECTDMDAGDQTIDGCGHEGTATLREGKMPWRFEWPAQWQVLGVDFEPFGKDHAEGSWPSGQDVAHNVLEIEPPVPMVYEWFTLDGEPFSSSAGNVILVSDVLELLEPEVLRYFFAKDPAKARDFSIERLDQLVDEFDRLEAIYFDEIDADEDETAFAKRVYPLVVEGAAEAAGPESASGHEEGPSEERIRLPYTFAAVLGMTDDPDLREEIARREGHIPVDAPEWAVESALERVERARNWARRTENEFDYELKRSEIPDHDFDEATEDALADLADFIEEGHEPDEIQGEIFEIARRHDVDVGEFFGAGYRLFFDEEQGPKLGSFLAKVDQSFVVDRLRRER
- the pyrH gene encoding UMP kinase produces the protein MKVVVSIGGSVLVPEPGADRVAEHAAVVEELVADGCRVGAVVGGGGVAREYISAARNLGANEIELDQLGIDVTRLNARLLIAALSGDSITAPAKDYEDAGEALQRGGLAIMGGVAPAQTTDAVGAAFAEYVDADLLVYATSVPGVYSADPNETDDATKYDELSATELVDAIAGLEMNAGASAPVDLLAAKIIQRSGMRTIVLDGTDPERISRAVRHGEHDGTDVIPDGVGEEPTYWAQDDQ
- a CDS encoding DUF7123 family protein; this translates as MSMSTTSQPSTESKEHRLKHYLRERAADGEMYFKGKFIADDVGMSPKEIGAVMVKLSDSVNDLEIEKWSYTSATTWRVAPA